In Helicobacter pylori, a single genomic region encodes these proteins:
- a CDS encoding HU family DNA-binding protein has product MNKAEFIDLVKEAGKYNSKREAEEAISAFTLAVETALSKGESVELVGFGKFETAEQKGKEGKVPGSDKTYKTEDKRVPKFKPGKILKQKVEEGK; this is encoded by the coding sequence ATGAACAAAGCGGAATTTATTGATTTGGTTAAAGAAGCGGGTAAATACAACAGCAAAAGAGAAGCCGAAGAAGCGATCAGTGCCTTTACTCTAGCGGTAGAAACAGCTTTAAGCAAGGGTGAGAGCGTGGAGTTGGTTGGTTTTGGCAAATTTGAAACCGCAGAGCAAAAAGGCAAAGAGGGTAAAGTTCCAGGAAGCGATAAAACTTATAAAACCGAAGACAAACGAGTACCTAAATTCAAACCCGGTAAAATCCTTAAACAAAAAGTTGAAGAAGGCAAGTAA
- the pseB gene encoding UDP-N-acetylglucosamine 4,6-dehydratase (inverting) → MPNHQNMLDNQTILITGGTGSFGKRFARKVLDTTNAKKIIVYSRDELKQSEMAMEFNDPRMRFFIGDVRDLERLNYALEGVDICIHAAALKHVPIAEYNPLECIKTNIMGASNVINACLKNEVSQVIALSTDKAANPINLYGATKLCSDKLFVSANNFKGSSQTQFSVVRYGNVVGSRGSVVPFFKKLVQNKASEIPITDIRMTRFWITLDEGVSFVLKSLKRMHGGEIFVPKIPSMKITDLAKALAPNTPTKIIGIRPGEKLHEVMIPKDESHLALEFEDFFIIQPTISFQTPKDYTLTKLHEKGQKVAPDFEYSSHTNNQWLEPDDLLKLL, encoded by the coding sequence ATGCCAAATCATCAAAACATGTTGGATAACCAAACGATTTTAATCACCGGAGGCACCGGGAGTTTTGGCAAACGCTTTGCGCGTAAAGTTTTAGACACCACCAACGCTAAAAAAATCATCGTTTATAGCCGAGATGAATTAAAGCAAAGCGAAATGGCCATGGAATTTAACGATCCCAGGATGCGTTTTTTTATCGGCGATGTTAGGGATTTAGAGCGCTTGAATTACGCTTTAGAGGGCGTGGATATTTGTATCCATGCAGCCGCGCTCAAGCATGTGCCTATCGCTGAATACAACCCCCTAGAATGCATTAAAACCAATATCATGGGAGCGAGCAATGTGATTAACGCATGCTTAAAAAATGAAGTGAGCCAGGTCATCGCTCTAAGCACCGATAAAGCCGCTAACCCCATTAACCTCTACGGTGCAACCAAATTGTGCAGCGACAAGCTCTTTGTGAGCGCGAATAATTTTAAAGGCTCTTCTCAAACGCAATTTAGCGTGGTGCGTTATGGTAATGTGGTGGGGAGTCGTGGGAGCGTGGTGCCGTTTTTTAAGAAATTAGTCCAAAACAAAGCGAGTGAAATCCCTATCACCGATATTCGCATGACACGATTTTGGATCACCTTAGATGAGGGGGTTTCTTTTGTGCTTAAAAGCTTGAAAAGAATGCATGGGGGGGAAATTTTTGTGCCTAAAATCCCTAGCATGAAAATAACTGATCTCGCCAAAGCCCTAGCCCCCAATACCCCTACTAAAATCATAGGGATTCGTCCGGGCGAAAAACTCCATGAAGTGATGATCCCTAAAGATGAAAGCCATTTAGCCCTAGAATTTGAAGACTTTTTTATCATTCAGCCCACCATAAGCTTCCAAACGCCTAAAGATTACACGCTCACCAAACTCCACGAAAAGGGTCAAAAAGTCGCCCCTGATTTTGAATACAGCAGCCATACTAATAACCAATGGCTAGAGCCTGATGATTTATTGAAATTATTATGA
- the thiD gene encoding bifunctional hydroxymethylpyrimidine kinase/phosphomethylpyrimidine kinase has translation MVKVYPQVLSIAGSDSGGGAGIQADLKAFQTLGVFGTSVITCITAQNTQGVHGVYPLSVESVEAQILAIRDDFSIKAFKMGALCNNQIIECVADALETCDFGLCVLDPVMVAKNGALLLEEEAILSLKKRLLPKTNLLTPNLPEVYALTGVQVRDDKSASKAMGILRDLGVKNAVIKGGHTERFQGEFSNDWVFLEDIEFILNAKRFNTKNTHGTGCVLSSLIVGLLAQGLDLKNAITKAKELLTIIIQNPLNIGHGHGPLNLWSVKKLV, from the coding sequence ATTGTGAAAGTTTATCCGCAAGTTTTAAGTATTGCTGGCAGCGATAGCGGTGGGGGCGCTGGGATACAGGCCGATTTGAAAGCGTTTCAAACTTTGGGCGTGTTTGGGACAAGCGTGATCACTTGCATCACCGCGCAAAACACACAGGGCGTGCATGGGGTTTATCCGTTGAGCGTTGAGAGCGTGGAAGCGCAAATCTTAGCCATTAGAGATGATTTTTCTATCAAGGCGTTCAAAATGGGGGCGTTATGCAATAATCAAATCATTGAATGCGTGGCAGACGCTTTAGAAACTTGTGATTTTGGGTTGTGCGTTTTAGATCCGGTCATGGTGGCAAAGAATGGGGCCTTGCTTTTAGAAGAAGAGGCGATTTTAAGCTTAAAAAAACGCCTTTTACCTAAAACCAATTTACTAACCCCTAACCTCCCTGAAGTTTATGCGCTCACAGGCGTTCAAGTGCGAGACGATAAAAGCGCTTCAAAAGCGATGGGTATTTTAAGGGATTTAGGCGTTAAAAACGCTGTGATTAAAGGGGGGCATACAGAGCGTTTTCAAGGGGAATTTAGCAACGACTGGGTGTTTTTAGAAGATATTGAATTTATCCTAAACGCCAAGCGCTTTAACACGAAAAACACGCATGGCACGGGTTGTGTTCTGTCTAGCTTGATTGTGGGCTTACTCGCTCAAGGGTTGGATTTAAAAAACGCTATCACAAAGGCTAAAGAGCTTTTAACTATCATCATTCAAAACCCCTTAAACATTGGGCATGGGCATGGGCCTTTGAATTTGTGGAGCGTTAAAAAGCTTGTTTGA
- a CDS encoding thiamine phosphate synthase: MFDANCLKLMFVAGSQDFYHIKGGKNDRINALLDTLELALQSQITAFQFRQKGDLALQDPTQIKRLALECQKLCQKYGAPFIINDEVRLALELKADGVHVGQEDMAIEEVITLCKKRLFIGLSVNTLEQALKARHLDHIAYLGVGPIFPTPSKKDAKQVVGVELLKKIRDSGVKKPLIAIGGITMHNASKLREYGGIAVISAITQAKDKALAVGKLLNNA, from the coding sequence TTGTTTGATGCGAATTGTTTGAAACTCATGTTTGTGGCTGGTTCGCAAGACTTCTACCACATAAAGGGCGGCAAAAACGATAGGATAAACGCGCTTTTAGACACTTTAGAATTAGCTTTACAATCTCAAATCACAGCGTTTCAATTCCGCCAAAAAGGCGATTTAGCCTTACAAGATCCTACTCAAATCAAACGATTAGCCCTAGAGTGTCAAAAATTATGCCAAAAATACGGCGCGCCTTTTATTATTAATGATGAGGTGCGACTCGCGCTAGAATTAAAGGCTGATGGCGTGCATGTGGGGCAAGAAGACATGGCTATAGAAGAGGTAATAACTTTATGCAAAAAGCGCCTTTTTATCGGTTTGAGCGTCAACACTTTAGAGCAAGCCCTAAAAGCGCGCCATTTAGATCATATAGCCTATTTAGGGGTAGGCCCTATTTTCCCCACACCATCTAAAAAAGACGCTAAACAAGTTGTAGGCGTAGAGCTTTTAAAAAAAATACGAGACAGCGGGGTAAAAAAACCTCTCATAGCGATTGGGGGCATCACGATGCATAACGCTTCAAAATTGCGCGAATATGGGGGTATCGCAGTCATTAGCGCAATCACGCAAGCCAAAGATAAAGCCTTAGCGGTTGGAAAACTTTTAAACAATGCGTGA
- the coaBC gene encoding bifunctional phosphopantothenoylcysteine decarboxylase/phosphopantothenate--cysteine ligase CoaBC has translation MNFLEDLFYPLRLLENKRVLLLVSGSIAAYKSLELVRLLFKSGASIQVVMSESAKKFIKPLSFEALSHHKVLHDRNEKWYYNHQNALHHNHIACAANADLLIFAPLSANSLSKIAHALADNTISATFLACASPKILAPSMNTNMLNSPITQSNLKRLKDSNHIILDTQNGLLACDTKGDGAMAEPLEILFKAAQTLLKDAYFENREVIIMGGASIEKIDSVRIISNLSSGIQASALALALYFKGAKVTLIASSFPTPLPKEIASVSVSDTASYENALNNAANNLQKHALKPLLFNLAAISDYLPKTSFNHKLKKSELGETLNIECVQNKDLLASVNPNQFVKIGFKAEDDQQNAIKNAQNLLKPFQDNGKDCSVAALNLIKDSRPFGSLENELWLFSHKKTQKIPSMNKLEASFKILDFIKDNAL, from the coding sequence ATGAATTTTTTAGAAGATTTGTTTTACCCCTTAAGATTGTTAGAAAACAAGCGTGTTTTATTGCTCGTGAGTGGCTCTATTGCGGCGTATAAATCCCTAGAATTAGTGCGTTTGTTGTTTAAAAGCGGGGCTAGTATCCAAGTGGTGATGAGTGAGAGCGCAAAAAAATTCATCAAGCCCTTAAGTTTTGAAGCTTTGAGCCACCATAAAGTCTTGCATGATCGTAATGAAAAATGGTATTACAACCACCAAAACGCCTTACACCATAACCACATCGCATGCGCTGCTAATGCTGATTTACTCATCTTTGCCCCTTTAAGCGCTAACAGCCTGTCTAAAATCGCTCATGCTTTAGCGGATAATACCATCAGCGCAACTTTTTTAGCTTGCGCTTCCCCTAAAATCCTAGCCCCTAGCATGAACACTAACATGCTCAATTCCCCTATCACTCAAAGTAATTTAAAACGCTTGAAAGATTCCAACCACATTATTTTAGACACGCAAAACGGTCTTTTAGCATGCGACACTAAAGGCGATGGAGCGATGGCTGAGCCTTTAGAAATCCTTTTTAAAGCCGCTCAAACGCTCCTAAAAGACGCTTATTTTGAAAACAGAGAAGTCATAATCATGGGCGGCGCAAGTATAGAAAAGATTGACAGCGTTAGAATTATTAGCAATCTTTCTAGCGGGATTCAAGCGAGCGCTTTGGCTTTAGCGTTATATTTTAAGGGAGCCAAAGTTACTTTGATTGCATCAAGCTTCCCCACTCCTTTGCCTAAAGAAATCGCAAGCGTTTCCGTTAGCGACACCGCTTCTTATGAAAACGCCCTGAATAACGCCGCTAACAACTTGCAAAAACATGCCTTAAAACCCCTACTCTTCAATTTAGCCGCCATTAGCGATTATTTGCCTAAAACTTCTTTCAACCATAAGCTTAAAAAAAGCGAACTGGGCGAAACCCTAAACATTGAATGCGTTCAAAATAAGGATCTACTGGCTTCTGTCAATCCTAATCAATTCGTTAAAATCGGCTTTAAAGCCGAAGACGATCAACAAAACGCTATCAAAAACGCTCAAAATCTTTTAAAACCTTTTCAAGATAACGGCAAGGATTGCTCTGTGGCCGCTTTGAATCTCATTAAAGATTCACGCCCTTTTGGATCATTAGAGAATGAATTGTGGCTCTTTAGCCATAAAAAAACCCAAAAAATCCCTTCTATGAATAAATTAGAAGCGAGTTTTAAAATCCTTGATTTTATCAAAGACAACGCCCTTTAA
- the thiM gene encoding hydroxyethylthiazole kinase, producing MFCKIKEILRRLVVLKELRQKRPLVHNITNYVAAQFVANGLLALGASPLMSDAIAEMPDLAKISDALAINIGTLNDRTILCAKEAIKRYKALNKPIVLDPVGCSASALRYDTSLELLESEGVSALRGNAAELGSLVGISCESKGLDSHDANTPVEIIKRAAQKYSVIAVMTGKTDYVSDGKKVLSITGGSEYLALITGAGCLHSAACASFLGLKKDPLDSMAQLCAFYKQAAFNAQKKVLENNGSNGSFLFYFLDALSLPIKLENSLIKEVL from the coding sequence ATTTTTTGTAAAATAAAAGAAATTTTAAGGAGGCTTGTGGTGTTAAAGGAATTACGCCAAAAACGCCCTTTAGTGCATAATATCACTAATTATGTGGCGGCGCAATTTGTGGCTAATGGTTTGTTAGCCTTAGGGGCATCGCCTTTGATGAGCGATGCGATTGCTGAAATGCCCGATTTAGCAAAAATTTCTGACGCGCTCGCTATCAATATTGGCACCCTTAATGATCGCACCATTTTATGTGCTAAAGAGGCTATCAAACGTTACAAGGCTCTGAATAAACCCATCGTGTTAGATCCTGTGGGGTGTTCAGCGAGCGCTTTGCGCTATGACACAAGTTTAGAGCTTTTAGAAAGCGAAGGGGTTAGCGCGCTTAGGGGCAATGCTGCCGAATTAGGCTCTTTAGTGGGTATTTCTTGCGAAAGTAAGGGGTTAGACTCTCATGATGCCAACACGCCTGTAGAAATAATCAAACGAGCGGCTCAAAAATATTCTGTGATAGCCGTAATGACGGGTAAAACAGATTACGTGAGCGATGGGAAAAAAGTTTTGAGTATTACTGGGGGGAGCGAATATTTAGCGCTTATTACTGGGGCTGGGTGTTTGCATAGTGCAGCATGTGCGAGCTTTTTAGGTTTGAAAAAAGACCCCCTAGATTCTATGGCGCAACTTTGTGCTTTCTATAAACAAGCCGCTTTTAATGCGCAAAAAAAAGTGTTGGAAAATAACGGCTCCAATGGTTCGTTCTTGTTTTATTTTTTAGACGCTCTAAGCTTGCCCATAAAGTTAGAAAATAGCCTTATTAAGGAAGTATTGTGA